Proteins encoded together in one uncultured Desulfosarcina sp. window:
- a CDS encoding methyl-accepting chemotaxis protein, with protein sequence MKINLHSISSKLILGGLVAVLVPLIIVGYLSFAKARTALMDLSKHQASGIASDLSRMTKNILDSETTKAASMASQKRVINLAESVNTFGVDASANQVKDVFNALKNQFSRMGSHYQGVFIADVNGNIYNGVLENGGVYKGIDISSSEDFRGAKQSGGAVIGEMTVSKATGKPVVTACAAIKSANGQVLGVLGTVIKAEYFTDLIANRKVGETGYGYMIDKKGIILAHPKSEHVLKLDVTGIGDMASINKRMLAGEAGVEEYVFNGTPKIAGFAPVGVNGWSIGATQDSQEFLAASHAIRNANIVIAIVAGLIVAVLVFFSARAIVKPINAAVAGLKDIAQGEGDLTMRLEATTKDEVGELARWFNTFIEKLQGIIKDIAGGVETLSSSSTELSAISEQMTQGIQNVTDKSNTVSAAAEEMSANMNNVAAAMEQSATNTNMVATASEEMSATIGEIAQNAEKARGISDEAATKASTASTNMNQLGNAANSIGKVVETITDISEQVNLLALNATIEAARAGEAGKGFAVVANEIKELAKQTAEATQDIKDKIEGIQGTTSTTVGQIAEITQVINDVNDVVANIATAVEQQSAATKEIATNVAQASQGIQEVNENVNQSSTVSGEISSDIAGVSVSMNEMSTSSGQVNLSAQELSKLAESLKNMVEQFKV encoded by the coding sequence ATGAAAATCAATCTGCATTCCATCTCCTCCAAACTGATTCTCGGCGGCCTTGTGGCCGTCCTGGTTCCGCTGATTATCGTGGGCTATCTTTCCTTTGCCAAGGCACGAACCGCGCTCATGGATCTATCCAAACACCAGGCTTCCGGAATCGCATCGGATCTATCCCGCATGACCAAAAACATCCTGGATTCCGAAACAACCAAGGCGGCCTCCATGGCTTCCCAGAAGCGTGTCATCAATCTGGCCGAATCCGTAAACACTTTCGGCGTCGACGCTTCCGCGAATCAGGTTAAGGATGTCTTCAATGCCCTGAAAAATCAGTTTTCAAGAATGGGCAGCCATTACCAGGGCGTTTTCATCGCCGACGTCAACGGCAATATCTATAACGGTGTGCTGGAGAATGGCGGTGTCTACAAGGGAATCGATATTTCCAGCAGCGAAGATTTTCGGGGAGCCAAACAGAGCGGCGGCGCCGTTATCGGTGAGATGACGGTTTCCAAGGCCACCGGCAAACCGGTCGTCACGGCTTGTGCAGCCATCAAATCCGCAAACGGCCAGGTTCTGGGCGTTCTTGGAACGGTAATCAAGGCCGAGTACTTTACGGATCTGATCGCCAACCGGAAAGTTGGTGAAACCGGTTACGGATACATGATCGACAAAAAGGGAATTATCCTGGCCCACCCGAAATCCGAACATGTTCTTAAGCTGGATGTTACCGGCATCGGCGACATGGCCTCGATCAACAAGCGCATGCTGGCCGGAGAAGCTGGTGTGGAAGAATACGTCTTCAATGGCACCCCGAAAATTGCCGGTTTTGCTCCGGTGGGCGTCAACGGCTGGTCCATCGGCGCCACCCAGGATTCCCAGGAGTTCCTGGCGGCGTCCCATGCCATCCGCAACGCCAATATCGTTATCGCGATCGTGGCCGGTCTGATTGTCGCCGTGCTCGTTTTCTTCTCCGCCCGGGCCATCGTTAAACCCATCAATGCCGCCGTGGCCGGTCTCAAGGACATCGCCCAGGGTGAAGGCGACCTGACCATGCGCCTGGAGGCCACGACCAAGGACGAGGTCGGCGAACTGGCCCGCTGGTTCAACACCTTTATCGAGAAGCTCCAGGGCATCATCAAGGACATCGCCGGCGGGGTTGAAACCCTGTCATCCTCCTCCACCGAGCTGTCCGCCATCTCCGAGCAGATGACCCAGGGCATCCAGAACGTCACCGACAAGTCCAATACCGTTTCGGCCGCGGCCGAGGAGATGAGTGCCAACATGAACAATGTGGCCGCGGCCATGGAGCAGTCCGCCACCAACACCAACATGGTGGCCACCGCTTCTGAAGAGATGTCCGCTACCATCGGAGAAATCGCCCAGAACGCCGAAAAGGCCCGCGGCATTTCCGACGAAGCGGCCACCAAGGCTTCCACCGCCTCCACCAACATGAACCAGTTGGGCAACGCGGCCAACTCCATCGGCAAGGTGGTGGAAACGATCACCGACATCAGCGAGCAGGTCAACCTGCTGGCCCTGAACGCCACCATCGAGGCGGCCCGGGCCGGCGAGGCCGGCAAGGGCTTTGCCGTGGTGGCCAACGAGATCAAGGAACTGGCCAAGCAGACCGCCGAGGCGACCCAGGATATCAAGGACAAGATCGAAGGCATCCAGGGGACCACGTCCACCACCGTGGGCCAGATCGCGGAGATCACCCAGGTCATCAACGACGTCAACGACGTGGTCGCCAACATCGCCACGGCCGTGGAACAGCAGTCGGCCGCCACCAAGGAGATCGCCACCAACGTGGCCCAGGCTTCCCAGGGCATTCAGGAAGTCAACGAAAATGTCAATCAGAGCAGCACGGTCTCCGGAGAGATTTCCAGCGACATCGCCGGAGTGAGTGTCTCAATGAACGAAATGTCCACCAGCAGCGGCCAGGTCAACCTCAGTGCCCAGGAGCTTTCCAAGCTGGCGGAGAGCCTCAAAAACATGGTGGAACAGTTCAAAGTATAA
- a CDS encoding chemotaxis protein CheW, producing MKTASQPTEASVSINVSLLNSLMNLAGELVLCRNQLLQAINSNDRRLLETTGQHIDLVTSEIQEQIMRTRMQPMSCLFDKLALLVGDLAGKAGKQVELSFAGEKVEMDKIIMDAMEASMTQLIRNTVKYGIEAPEVRKERNKSEKGAVAISARHEAGHVVIDIVDDGTGIDPDAMVRRAVDKGLLAAQQDFEVTDESEKASLVFLPGLFDEEETGGFRRFAGLDTVKTDLEKVGGVIDVDTHPARGAKMRIKLPLTLSIIPSQIVRLGEDRFAVPQVNLDELLRIPADQVKYMIETVGGAEVIRLRGELLPVIDLAGALGIERSFVHPKDSQRYPERRLSIADRRSKNHCIPEPTYEGTEHREATDRRRHPDSALNIAVVSTGKIKYGLVVDAMHDSEEIVVKSLGRHLKGCRGFAGATIMGDGKVALILDVASIGEMAALHIGDRMNAVVEDKAANLATSAAAQSYLFFSNSQKERLAVPLDTVARIEKIDADAIETVGGSRVLAYRGGSLPLIALEDAICIDPLPEKDHYQVICFNVDGREIGLLAAPPVDAADVAVDLDTRTLKQSGVMGSAVLMDQTTLILDIQQVVRNARPEFFHEE from the coding sequence ATGAAAACAGCATCCCAACCGACCGAGGCCTCGGTCAGCATCAATGTAAGTCTGCTCAATTCATTGATGAACCTGGCGGGAGAACTCGTACTTTGCCGCAACCAGCTGTTGCAGGCCATCAACAGCAACGACAGGCGGCTTCTGGAAACCACCGGCCAGCACATCGACCTAGTCACCTCCGAAATCCAGGAGCAGATCATGCGCACCCGCATGCAGCCCATGAGCTGCCTTTTCGACAAACTTGCGCTCCTGGTCGGCGACCTCGCCGGTAAAGCCGGCAAGCAGGTCGAGCTGTCCTTTGCCGGCGAAAAGGTCGAGATGGACAAGATCATCATGGATGCCATGGAGGCCTCCATGACGCAGTTGATTCGAAACACGGTAAAGTATGGCATCGAGGCGCCCGAAGTCCGTAAAGAACGAAATAAGTCCGAAAAGGGCGCCGTGGCAATATCGGCCCGACACGAAGCCGGCCATGTCGTCATCGATATCGTCGATGACGGAACCGGCATCGATCCGGACGCCATGGTTCGCCGGGCCGTCGACAAAGGATTGCTTGCCGCGCAACAGGACTTCGAAGTCACTGACGAATCGGAAAAGGCGTCTCTTGTCTTTCTGCCGGGTCTTTTCGATGAGGAAGAAACCGGTGGTTTCCGCCGGTTCGCCGGCCTGGATACGGTCAAGACCGATCTGGAAAAGGTGGGCGGCGTTATCGATGTGGATACCCATCCGGCCCGGGGCGCGAAGATGCGCATCAAGCTCCCCTTAACACTCTCCATCATTCCCAGCCAGATCGTCCGGTTGGGAGAAGATCGCTTTGCCGTCCCCCAGGTGAATCTGGATGAACTGCTGCGGATCCCTGCCGACCAGGTCAAATACATGATCGAAACGGTCGGAGGGGCCGAGGTCATCCGATTGCGGGGAGAACTTTTACCGGTCATCGATCTGGCCGGCGCCCTGGGGATCGAGCGATCCTTCGTTCACCCGAAGGACAGCCAAAGGTATCCCGAGCGCAGACTTTCCATTGCCGACCGAAGATCCAAAAACCATTGTATTCCCGAGCCAACCTACGAGGGAACCGAGCATCGCGAGGCTACCGACCGCCGCCGTCATCCGGACAGTGCATTGAATATTGCCGTGGTATCCACCGGAAAAATCAAATACGGTCTCGTCGTCGATGCCATGCACGACTCGGAAGAAATCGTGGTCAAATCTTTAGGCAGGCATCTCAAGGGCTGCCGTGGGTTTGCCGGGGCCACCATTATGGGCGACGGCAAGGTGGCCCTGATTCTGGATGTGGCCAGCATCGGCGAAATGGCTGCCCTGCATATCGGAGACAGGATGAATGCTGTTGTGGAGGACAAGGCGGCCAATCTCGCAACAAGCGCCGCGGCCCAGTCTTACCTGTTTTTCTCCAACTCCCAAAAAGAGCGGTTGGCCGTTCCTCTGGACACGGTGGCCCGCATCGAAAAAATCGACGCCGATGCCATCGAAACCGTGGGCGGCAGCCGGGTGCTCGCTTACCGGGGGGGCAGCCTGCCGCTGATCGCCCTGGAAGACGCCATCTGCATCGATCCGCTGCCGGAAAAAGACCACTACCAGGTCATCTGTTTCAACGTTGACGGCAGGGAAATCGGCCTGTTGGCCGCACCTCCGGTCGACGCCGCCGATGTGGCGGTCGACCTGGATACCCGGACCCTGAAGCAGTCCGGTGTCATGGGGTCCGCCGTGCTGATGGACCAGACCACCCTGATTCTCGATATCCAGCAGGTTGTCAGAAACGCCAGACCCGAATTTTTCCACGAGGAGTAG